TTGATAGAGACAGCGACAGTGGACACTTGATGTTGATCACTCTTCATGTGACTTGTTTGAGCTTTGGTGCATTTGGCAACTTTGGTGGCGACAtgtatctctttctcttcatCACAAATGTGCCACTGTTAAAGGACATTTTCAAGGTGAAGCTGCACGAATTCAACGATGTGGTCCAAGAGCACGCAGATCATAAACAGATTCGTTCCATGCTCTGGGATTTAATTTCATGGCATCAACGTTACGTGTCGTAAGTAATTTTAACATTGGAATATTATTCTACctgaattattatttgtttccTAGTATTCTGCGTAGCACTGAAAAAATCTATAACATTGTCATGTTTGTGCAACTTTTGTCGACTTGTGTTGGAATTCTTTGCACAATTTCGTGCATTATTATCAAAGTTTGGCCTGCTGCTCCTGTCTACTTGATCTACTCCTTCATCGTACTCTACACCTTTTGTGGCTTGGGCACAATCGTCGAAACTTCGGTTGGACAAAGCTTTGagattgtattattatttatacttaaatGTAATTGTCCTTTTAGAACCTGGACTTTACCTTTGAGCTCTACACGAACTGTTTGTGGTATGAATTGCCCGTAAAGGagcaaaaattgttgattttaatGCTGGCCAAGTCGCAAAATGAAAAGGCTTTAACTGCAGCTTCTGTTTTGCCCCTTTCGATGAACACAGCTCTCAGGTTGACCAAAGGCATCTACAGCTTCAGCATGCTGTTAATTACTTACTTGGAGTAGTCAAAAAATAATTGGAAAATACGTTTTATTATTAGCTTGATTATTGCACTACATATTCATAGAAGACAATGCACTCTGAgtagcaattaaaaattatattattgtagtaaatatatttttaaataatattaaaattattcatcAAAGTGAGAGTTATGTGTATAGaacatttgtttgcttagcaAGATGCAAGAAACCAGAAAGAACGCTGCAATCGAATGAAATACTCGCTTTGAATATAGTacggtattattcctaaaatataccaaattcaaatACCGTAAACCAATCAAAAATATGCCGAAGACTAtgtttttgatatattgagtacattcaaaatgtaacatacagtgcaaaatatacaagattttcactatttttatagggtagaagggtattataactttgtgccggcaggaaatgtatgtaacaggtagaaggaggcatctccgaccctataaagtatatatattcttgatcaacgtcaacagccgagacgatatagtcatgtccgtctgtgtgtctgtgtgtctgtccgtctgtccgtgtgaaacactggatctcagagactgtaAAAAATAgagctctaattttttttcgacagcatttgttatgtttgcacgcagatcaagtttgtttcaaatttttgccatgccTGCTTCCGTtcacgcaaatcaaaaaaatcgaataacaagcgtaattttaaagctagagttgcaaattttggtatatataataataactataggattcctaaaaatttggttgcgatcagacgaaaattgtggaagttattaaagaaatacttttgtatgggcaaaaacgcctacttactaggggtcttagttgctttggctgacaatctggtatattgtgccgtttatggtatattttgaatgcggtactatatcgatataccaaacatatcattcggtatatgtttagtattttttcagtatattcggtatattttgaagaaaaaaataccgcaaaatatatttcttttattcaaaatgggtagcgggtatctcacagtcgagtacactcgacagtagctttcttacttgtttatttttcttttattttacttttcttttagTACAATTAACATATTACTAATCGACCTTAGTAGTTTAAAAAGccaatacaaattttttttttttaactgtataaggagaaattaataatattgggATAAAACATAATcctaattaattatttacattaccAAGACTGCTCTCGGTTTAATCTTCGACCATTTAAGTAAGCAATTTCTCGAGCGCAGTCGAGCTGAGAGAAAACAGTATTCCAATGCTGTTAATGAAAAACCGCGATTAGTGACCCCAAAAGTTGGGTGCGATGCCAAgttctcagtctcagtctcagctcCTCCTGCCGCTTCACTGATTAATTTAAGCTTTTTGTCTAATGAACTTGCCCGcaagaatttaataaacatcGCGCTGCCCTCTTTATGGGCCACAAAAAAATGACCGTCGCATCGTTTGCGGTGGGGTAAATGAGAAATACTAGTAAAAaaacaagacaagacaagatgAACGAAAACCAGATGCagcaaaaaatgaatgaaaataaagtaaagcaaGTAAAAAAGCATTTCTGGTAAGTTGTAAAAATTGTCTTTTAATGCTACGAAA
This is a stretch of genomic DNA from Drosophila albomicans strain 15112-1751.03 chromosome 3, ASM965048v2, whole genome shotgun sequence. It encodes these proteins:
- the LOC117569967 gene encoding odorant receptor 67d, translated to MQDSAATRFCKIIKLIRFCVGICGTDVADPEYRMWALTYAVISVIFFFFASTVYTLYVGVILEKDYTVILQAFAMVGSAVQGLTKLLCTVNRAPLMRHIQGTYESIYQEYEVLGGEYTKYLHRRINLFWNLMIAFAWIYIILVAGLTCYPIYSRIFRNEKLLVMQFLVPGIDRDSDSGHLMLITLHVTCLSFGAFGNFGGDMYLFLFITNVPLLKDIFKVKLHEFNDVVQEHADHKQIRSMLWDLISWHQRYVSILRSTEKIYNIVMFVQLLSTCVGILCTISCIIIKVWPAAPVYLIYSFIVLYTFCGLGTIVETSNLDFTFELYTNCLWYELPVKEQKLLILMLAKSQNEKALTAASVLPLSMNTALRLTKGIYSFSMLLITYLE